In the Alkalinema sp. FACHB-956 genome, one interval contains:
- the ntrB gene encoding nitrate ABC transporter permease yields MATLTTSRSNPPAIAKMVTQALNFLIPPVVCTGVALGIWEAICRGRQDLLPAPSLVIAQTTSTILEGFDEGGIWWQLFESLKRVGIGYSLAAVLGIMLGVAIGVNKFLRQGTDPMVQILRTVPPLAWLPLSLAVFKDSRPAALFLIFITAIWPILINTAVGVQQIPKDYNNVAKVLRLSGKEYFFSILIPSTVPYIFTGLRIGVGLAWLAIVAAEMLASGADGIGAFIWNEYSAKLDDSLSKIILAVFCVGVVGLILDRIVGWLGSLVVSE; encoded by the coding sequence ATGGCAACTTTGACAACATCTCGTTCGAATCCGCCTGCGATCGCAAAGATGGTAACCCAGGCGTTGAATTTTCTGATTCCTCCCGTGGTGTGTACTGGGGTTGCGCTGGGAATCTGGGAAGCCATTTGTCGTGGCCGCCAAGATTTGTTGCCTGCGCCCAGCCTTGTGATTGCCCAAACCACCTCGACCATTCTGGAAGGGTTTGATGAGGGGGGGATTTGGTGGCAACTGTTTGAGAGTTTAAAGCGGGTTGGAATTGGCTACTCCCTGGCGGCGGTGTTGGGGATTATGCTAGGGGTCGCGATCGGCGTTAATAAGTTTCTGCGCCAAGGAACTGATCCAATGGTGCAAATTTTGCGAACGGTGCCTCCGCTGGCTTGGTTGCCCCTGTCCCTGGCGGTGTTTAAAGATTCTCGGCCTGCGGCGCTGTTCTTGATTTTTATCACGGCAATTTGGCCGATTTTGATTAACACCGCCGTTGGGGTACAGCAAATTCCCAAGGACTACAACAACGTCGCTAAGGTGCTTCGGTTGTCGGGCAAAGAGTACTTTTTCAGCATTCTAATTCCTTCCACGGTGCCCTACATTTTCACAGGATTACGCATTGGGGTCGGTTTGGCTTGGTTGGCGATCGTGGCGGCGGAAATGTTGGCTTCAGGTGCGGATGGCATTGGAGCCTTCATCTGGAACGAGTACAGCGCTAAGTTAGATGACAGTTTGAGCAAGATTATCCTCGCCGTCTTCTGTGTAGGGGTTGTGGGTTTAATTCTCGATCGCATTGTGGGTTGGCTCGGTTCTCTGGTGGTATCGGAATAG
- a CDS encoding nitrate ABC transporter ATP-binding protein (This model describes the ATP binding subunits of ATP-binding cassette (ABC) transporters for nitrate transport, or for bicarbonate transport, in bacteria and archaea.), whose translation MANLVEVDHIDKIYPLPNGGQYVALKNVDLNIREGEFVSLIGHSGCGKSTLLNIIAGFEQASAGGVVLEGREIKTPGPDRMMVFQNYSLLPWLTVRQNIALAVNKVLKNLPEAERKDIVEEHINLVGLRHAADKKPKELSGGMKQRTAIGRALAIRPRVLLLDEPFGALDALTRGNLQEQLMEICQSHNMTCVMVTHDVDEALLLSDRIVMLTNGPEAHIGRILDVPIPRPRRRMEVVNHPEYYHLRAEVISFLNQQKRAKRRQKRQAAERPTIPAVAALQGLEQATLTLGYVPTVDAAPLIVAKEKGLFQKYGFETVNLVAQTSWQAIADGVADRSLDAAQMLAGMPLSMALGAGNKERIPVTTSLVLARNGNAITLKKGYYDRGVRNLADLKQAITATADEPHTFGVVDDASMGSLLLRYWLAAGGIDPDQDVNLSVLSSADMKNRLALGDVDGYLAAEPWNIRAVQNGTGFVVATDLEIWNGHQNKVLGVREDWAEQNPATHLALVKALIEACQYCDDRRNREEIVQLLAREEYVNRPAVQLRPGFIHPYNRGTEAEPEMLLRFNQFYVEQSTCPRRLEALWIMTQLARWGITPFPKNWVEVLERIYRVDIYGQAARALGIPDTEPDRIPVQLFDGVVFNPDDPMAYLNSLAIRREIRVEDILLDSATNSRVA comes from the coding sequence ATGGCTAATCTTGTTGAAGTTGACCATATTGATAAAATTTATCCGTTGCCCAATGGCGGTCAATACGTTGCGCTGAAAAACGTTGACCTCAACATTCGGGAAGGGGAATTCGTCTCCCTGATTGGGCACTCCGGTTGCGGGAAATCCACCCTGCTCAACATCATTGCTGGCTTTGAACAAGCTTCTGCCGGGGGGGTGGTTCTGGAAGGGCGGGAAATTAAAACCCCAGGCCCCGATCGCATGATGGTGTTCCAGAACTATTCCTTGCTACCTTGGCTGACCGTGCGGCAAAACATTGCCCTCGCCGTCAATAAAGTTTTAAAAAATCTGCCCGAAGCAGAGCGGAAGGACATTGTTGAAGAGCATATCAACCTGGTCGGACTGCGCCACGCAGCGGACAAAAAACCCAAGGAACTATCCGGCGGGATGAAGCAACGGACGGCGATCGGGCGGGCCTTGGCGATTCGGCCTCGGGTGCTGTTGCTGGACGAACCCTTTGGGGCGTTAGACGCGCTAACCCGAGGAAATCTGCAAGAGCAGTTGATGGAAATTTGCCAGAGCCATAACATGACCTGCGTTATGGTCACCCACGACGTGGACGAGGCTCTCTTGCTCAGCGATCGCATCGTCATGCTGACCAACGGCCCCGAAGCCCACATTGGCCGCATTTTAGACGTACCGATTCCCCGACCCCGCCGCCGCATGGAAGTGGTCAATCACCCCGAGTATTACCATCTGCGGGCAGAGGTCATCAGCTTCCTGAACCAGCAGAAACGGGCCAAACGCCGACAAAAACGGCAGGCGGCAGAACGGCCCACCATTCCCGCAGTGGCTGCGCTCCAGGGCCTTGAACAAGCAACACTCACCCTGGGCTATGTACCGACGGTGGATGCGGCTCCGCTCATCGTAGCCAAGGAAAAGGGCCTGTTCCAGAAATACGGGTTCGAGACCGTCAACTTGGTGGCGCAAACCAGTTGGCAGGCGATCGCCGATGGGGTGGCCGATCGCAGCCTCGACGCGGCGCAAATGCTGGCGGGGATGCCCCTCTCCATGGCCTTGGGCGCAGGCAACAAAGAACGCATTCCAGTCACCACCTCGCTGGTCTTAGCGCGTAATGGCAACGCCATCACCCTCAAGAAAGGCTACTACGATCGGGGGGTCCGAAACCTCGCTGATTTGAAGCAGGCCATTACCGCCACCGCCGATGAACCCCACACCTTTGGGGTGGTGGATGACGCTTCCATGGGCAGCTTGTTGCTGCGCTACTGGTTGGCAGCGGGGGGCATCGATCCCGATCAAGACGTTAACCTCTCCGTCCTCTCCTCAGCGGATATGAAAAATCGCCTTGCCTTGGGCGATGTGGATGGGTACTTGGCCGCTGAGCCTTGGAACATTCGCGCCGTGCAGAACGGAACGGGCTTCGTCGTTGCGACGGATTTGGAAATCTGGAATGGCCACCAAAATAAAGTGCTGGGCGTGCGGGAAGACTGGGCTGAGCAAAATCCCGCCACCCACCTAGCCTTGGTGAAAGCGTTGATCGAAGCCTGCCAATACTGCGACGATCGCCGTAACCGGGAGGAAATCGTTCAACTGTTAGCGCGGGAGGAATACGTCAACCGTCCTGCGGTGCAACTCCGCCCCGGATTCATCCATCCCTACAACCGGGGCACAGAAGCCGAACCGGAAATGCTGCTACGGTTCAACCAGTTCTACGTCGAGCAGTCCACCTGTCCCCGTCGCCTAGAAGCGCTGTGGATCATGACCCAACTGGCGCGCTGGGGCATCACCCCCTTCCCGAAAAACTGGGTCGAAGTGCTGGAACGCATCTACCGAGTGGATATCTACGGTCAAGCGGCCCGTGCCTTGGGCATTCCCGATACAGAACCCGATCGCATTCCTGTGCAACTCTTTGATGGGGTCGTGTTCAATCCCGATGATCCCATGGCTTACCTCAATAGCTTGGCCATTCGGCGCGAAATTCGGGTCGAAGATATCCTGCTGGACAGTGCAACGAATTCGCGAGTTGCCTAA
- a CDS encoding nitrate ABC transporter ATP-binding protein (This model describes the ATP binding subunits of ATP-binding cassette (ABC) transporters for nitrate transport, or for bicarbonate transport, in bacteria and archaea.), whose translation MQTLPNPNLTAPIVSETPFLSINNVSKVYPTSKGDYVVLDGVNLTVNEGEFVCVIGHSGCGKTTMLDMISGFRTPTTGEVIVNGKQITRPGPDRMVVFQNYCLLPWKTAFENVYLAVNAVFPEKSKAEKTEITRDHLHLVGLDEAANKKPGQLSGGMKQRVSIARALAIRPEVLILDEPFGALDAITKEELQEELLQIWEDHRITVMMITHDIDEALFLADKIVMMTNGPAAHIGEIMEIPFSRPRNREAIMEDDKYYELRNYALDYLYNRYAHHED comes from the coding sequence ATGCAAACGCTTCCTAATCCCAATTTGACTGCACCGATCGTGTCTGAGACTCCTTTTCTTTCGATTAATAACGTTTCCAAGGTGTACCCTACGTCTAAGGGCGACTACGTTGTCCTCGATGGGGTCAACTTAACGGTGAATGAAGGTGAATTTGTTTGCGTAATCGGCCACTCCGGTTGCGGCAAAACCACCATGCTAGACATGATTTCGGGATTCCGAACCCCGACGACGGGTGAAGTCATCGTCAATGGTAAGCAAATTACCCGACCCGGCCCCGATCGCATGGTGGTGTTCCAAAACTACTGCTTGCTACCCTGGAAAACCGCCTTTGAAAACGTTTACCTCGCGGTGAATGCGGTCTTTCCCGAAAAGTCCAAGGCCGAAAAAACGGAGATTACGCGAGATCACCTGCACCTAGTGGGGCTGGATGAAGCGGCCAACAAAAAACCCGGTCAACTCTCCGGTGGGATGAAACAACGGGTGTCGATCGCCCGCGCCTTGGCCATCCGTCCTGAAGTGCTGATTTTGGATGAACCCTTTGGGGCTTTGGATGCGATTACCAAGGAAGAATTGCAAGAAGAATTGCTGCAAATCTGGGAAGACCATCGCATTACCGTGATGATGATTACCCACGACATTGATGAAGCGTTGTTCCTTGCAGACAAAATTGTCATGATGACCAATGGCCCTGCGGCCCATATTGGCGAAATTATGGAAATTCCCTTCTCTCGGCCCCGTAACCGTGAAGCCATCATGGAGGATGACAAATATTATGAGCTGCGTAATTACGCCTTGGATTATCTCTATAATCGCTACGCGCACCACGAAGACTAA
- a CDS encoding CmpA/NrtA family ABC transporter substrate-binding protein: MSSFSRRKFILTMGATVAGTVLVNGCSSGSNSPSSSSSVPAVSSGTADTPETDTIKLGFIPLTDSAPVIIAKEKGFFEKYGMKKAEVTKEKSWATVRDNLTIGTEKGGIDGAHILTPMPYFLTAGKITGGSAAVPMYILARLNTDGQGISIAGEYASLNLQAKADALKAKVDEKKGSKKFICAITFPGGTHDLWMRYWLAANGVDPENDVQIDVVPPPQMVAKMETKDMDAFCVGEPWNQRMVTKKLGYNAVTTGEMWKGHPEKAFTIRQDWVDKNPKAAKAVLAAIMEAQMWCDKPENKQEMCEILEKDKYVKAPVSDILERMKGNFDFGNGRKLENSDLKMKFWEGDASFPFKSHDTWFITENMRWGKMTEDDLKLVDKVNRSDIWREAAKMIGQKAPEKDTRGVETFFDGVTFDAANPKAYLESLKIKKA, translated from the coding sequence ATGAGTAGTTTTTCCCGTCGCAAATTCATCCTGACCATGGGTGCAACCGTTGCTGGTACCGTTTTGGTCAACGGCTGTAGTTCCGGCTCGAACTCTCCCAGCAGTTCCAGTTCTGTGCCTGCGGTCAGCAGCGGCACTGCGGATACCCCCGAAACCGATACCATCAAACTTGGGTTTATTCCCCTCACGGATTCTGCTCCAGTCATCATTGCCAAGGAAAAGGGCTTTTTTGAGAAGTACGGCATGAAGAAGGCCGAAGTCACCAAGGAAAAATCCTGGGCGACTGTCCGGGATAATTTGACGATCGGGACTGAAAAGGGTGGGATTGATGGTGCGCACATTCTGACCCCCATGCCTTACTTTTTGACCGCAGGTAAAATTACCGGGGGTAGTGCCGCAGTCCCGATGTATATCCTGGCGCGGCTCAATACCGATGGCCAGGGCATTTCGATTGCGGGTGAATATGCCTCATTAAACCTGCAAGCTAAGGCTGACGCGCTCAAGGCCAAGGTTGACGAGAAAAAGGGCAGCAAGAAATTTATTTGCGCCATCACGTTCCCCGGCGGAACCCATGACCTGTGGATGCGCTACTGGCTAGCGGCCAACGGAGTAGATCCTGAAAACGATGTCCAAATCGACGTGGTTCCCCCGCCCCAAATGGTGGCCAAGATGGAAACCAAGGACATGGATGCCTTCTGTGTCGGTGAGCCTTGGAACCAACGCATGGTGACCAAGAAACTGGGTTATAACGCAGTCACCACCGGCGAAATGTGGAAAGGCCACCCTGAAAAGGCATTCACCATTCGCCAAGATTGGGTCGATAAGAATCCCAAAGCGGCCAAAGCCGTTCTCGCCGCCATCATGGAAGCCCAAATGTGGTGCGACAAGCCTGAGAACAAGCAAGAAATGTGCGAAATCCTAGAAAAGGATAAGTACGTGAAAGCTCCAGTATCAGACATCTTGGAACGGATGAAGGGTAACTTCGACTTTGGCAATGGCCGCAAGCTCGAAAACAGCGATCTGAAGATGAAGTTCTGGGAAGGCGATGCTAGCTTCCCCTTCAAGAGCCACGATACTTGGTTCATCACGGAAAACATGCGTTGGGGCAAGATGACCGAGGATGACCTCAAGCTGGTGGATAAGGTGAACCGATCGGACATTTGGCGTGAAGCTGCGAAGATGATCGGCCAAAAGGCTCCGGAAAAAGATACCCGAGGGGTTGAAACCTTCTTCGATGGTGTCACCTTTGATGCGGCAAATCCCAAGGCTTACTTAGAGTCCCTCAAGATTAAGAAAGCGTAG